In bacterium, the genomic stretch CTGGCGGCCTACGCCAGCACCATGATTTGCTATTCCCGCGACAATGTCAAGCTGATCGCCCTGGTCATGCACCGGGTCCATCAGATCAGCCGGGAAAAAATTGAGCCCTATCTGACCCGTTTTTCCTTGGTCATGCGAAATATCTGGCACGCCATCAGCGTACCGGTGCAAATGGAACAGGAACAGCAGGGTGGCTGCACCTACGACTCTATGAAGCTGGCCATCCTTTTCGAGGGATTGGTGCGCACCTATAACATGAGCCGGTTTGGGCCGCTGCATTCGATGCCAGAGGAAGAGATCGAACAGGCTGCCAATATGATCACAACCATTTTTTTCGACGGAATCAAAAAAACCAACAAAGGATAACTCCAGGATGTCAAGGATT encodes the following:
- a CDS encoding TetR/AcrR family transcriptional regulator, which codes for MVDRPLSRKAREKLARQQEIIAAARELFLRQGYHETTLEEIAHHAEFGKGTIYNYFASKEDLFLAICDQLIGEMEAIARRTLIEGEGPGRQRLAAYASTMICYSRDNVKLIALVMHRVHQISREKIEPYLTRFSLVMRNIWHAISVPVQMEQEQQGGCTYDSMKLAILFEGLVRTYNMSRFGPLHSMPEEEIEQAANMITTIFFDGIKKTNKG